In Candidatus Eisenbacteria bacterium, the following are encoded in one genomic region:
- a CDS encoding histidine--tRNA ligase, whose amino-acid sequence MARIQAIRGTQDRYGGALLRWRVMEERVRAVADRFGYEEIRTPLFEATELFSRGVGMDTDIVQKEMYTFADRKGRSLTLRPEGTASVVRAYLEHGMARERPIAKFFYMGPMFRYERPQKGRFREFHQFGVEVIGSDDPLHDAETVAVFIAMLEDLGLSGLTVRLGSVGDGECRPAYTALLRSYLKENEKDLCETCRERIDRNPLRVLDCKADAGGPVIAGAPSILEHLCGGCRDHLDRVGAALGAAGIPYTHDAGLVRGLDYYTRTVYEVHHERLGAQSALGGGGRYDRLVEDLGGPATPGVGFSAGMERIADVASSLGVEWTGEEPLRLFVAPLDGAGEERVFPLLLRLRRRWRVEGNYRARNLKTQLKHAVRFGARFVLLIGEEEAAADAVSIKRLDTGDQTRVKAADLEREIESLASAGDGDDRSRKE is encoded by the coding sequence ATGGCGCGCATTCAGGCGATTCGCGGCACCCAAGACCGGTACGGCGGGGCGCTCCTCCGCTGGCGCGTCATGGAGGAGCGGGTTCGGGCCGTGGCCGATCGCTTCGGCTATGAAGAGATCCGAACGCCCCTTTTCGAGGCGACGGAACTCTTTTCCCGCGGCGTCGGCATGGACACGGACATCGTCCAGAAGGAGATGTACACTTTCGCGGACCGGAAGGGGAGGAGCCTCACCCTCCGCCCGGAGGGAACGGCCTCCGTCGTTCGCGCCTATCTGGAGCACGGCATGGCCCGGGAGAGGCCGATCGCCAAGTTCTTCTACATGGGCCCCATGTTTCGCTACGAGAGACCCCAAAAGGGCCGTTTCCGGGAGTTCCACCAGTTCGGCGTGGAGGTGATCGGGAGCGACGATCCCCTGCACGACGCCGAGACGGTCGCCGTGTTCATCGCCATGCTGGAGGATCTGGGACTCTCGGGTCTCACGGTTCGCCTCGGCTCGGTGGGAGACGGCGAGTGCCGCCCCGCCTACACGGCGCTTCTTCGTTCGTATCTAAAGGAAAACGAGAAGGACCTCTGCGAGACCTGCCGGGAGAGGATCGACCGCAATCCCCTCCGCGTGCTCGACTGCAAGGCCGACGCGGGCGGACCGGTGATCGCCGGCGCCCCCTCCATTCTGGAGCACCTCTGCGGCGGTTGCCGGGACCACCTGGATCGGGTCGGCGCGGCGCTCGGCGCGGCGGGGATCCCCTATACGCACGACGCCGGACTGGTCCGCGGCCTCGACTACTACACCCGGACCGTGTACGAGGTTCACCACGAACGGTTGGGCGCCCAGAGCGCTCTCGGAGGCGGCGGCCGCTACGACCGTTTGGTGGAGGATCTCGGGGGTCCGGCGACGCCGGGAGTGGGCTTCTCCGCAGGCATGGAGAGGATCGCCGACGTGGCGTCGTCGCTCGGCGTGGAGTGGACCGGTGAAGAGCCGCTCCGCCTCTTCGTGGCGCCGCTCGACGGAGCGGGCGAGGAAAGGGTCTTTCCGCTTCTTCTCCGGCTTCGCCGGCGCTGGCGCGTCGAGGGGAACTATCGCGCCCGAAACCTGAAAACCCAGCTCAAACACGCCGTCCGTTTCGGCGCCCGATTCGTCCTGCTCATCGGCGAGGAGGAGGCGGCGGCGGACGCGGTGTCCATCAAACGGCTCGACACGGGCGACCAAACACGCGTGAAGGCGGCGGACCTGGAGCGGGAGATCGAGTCTCTCGCCTCCGCCGGCGATGGGGACGACCGGTCCCGGAAGGAGTAG
- a CDS encoding GtrA family protein has protein sequence MSDQGKPLIDRIVGHGTLAQFIRFCMVGGSALPVDTGILAIMTEWVHLDPRVAAIPAFLGAVTWTYTLNRFWTFKAKSRTQAPASYASFVLICSAGLFIRLLVMHLLMTYAGFGEGRLYYIASLIGILVATFWNFFGSKLISFGKIGKHKKEVPAADRS, from the coding sequence TTGAGCGACCAGGGAAAACCGTTGATCGACCGGATCGTGGGCCACGGCACCCTCGCCCAGTTCATCCGTTTCTGCATGGTGGGCGGATCGGCCCTGCCGGTGGACACGGGCATTCTGGCGATCATGACGGAGTGGGTCCATCTCGATCCGCGGGTCGCGGCGATCCCCGCCTTTCTCGGCGCCGTCACCTGGACCTACACGCTGAACCGCTTCTGGACCTTCAAGGCGAAGAGCCGCACGCAGGCGCCCGCTTCCTACGCGAGCTTCGTGCTGATCTGCTCGGCGGGGCTCTTCATCCGCCTCCTCGTCATGCACCTCCTGATGACCTACGCGGGTTTCGGCGAGGGACGACTCTATTACATCGCCAGCCTCATCGGCATTCTCGTCGCGACGTTCTGGAATTTCTTCGGGAGTAAGCTGATCTCCTTCGGGAAGATCGGGAAGCACAAGAAGGAAGTACCCGCCGCGGACCGGAGCTGA
- a CDS encoding amino acid decarboxylase codes for MPLVKKDKTNTSPEPGDLPREEFLRAGERAVRWAAAYLEENRSLPVMPVRREGELLEALPEEMPEEGEALERIEADFRDLVLPGVTHWNHPRFFAYFAISGSAPGVLGELYAAALNTNGMKWITCPASAELEKGTLRWLRNGIGLPGEFEGILADAASTSTLLALTAARERATGFRSRSDGIGPEAGRLRLYASEEAHSSVEKAAILIGVGLRGVRRIPSDQNYRMDVEALRGAIREDRESGRIPFAVVATAGTTAVNAVDPLPEIADTAREEKLWMHVDAAYAGSAAFLPEKRDLFRGWERADTVVVNPHKWLFTPIDASAFFFRDAEALRHTFSLVPEYLRTPGEADEPMDYGFQLGRRFRSLKLWFVLRAFGRRGIEDRLRRHIELARAFADRIDADPEWERLAPAPFSTVCFRHRPSGGEDEARLAERNAAILDRVNRSGEAYISHAVLKGRYALRMAIGHIRTTGGDVDAAWNRLRKEAARV; via the coding sequence ATTCCACTTGTGAAAAAAGATAAAACAAACACGAGCCCGGAGCCCGGCGATCTGCCGCGGGAAGAATTCCTGCGCGCCGGGGAGAGGGCGGTCCGTTGGGCGGCCGCCTATCTGGAGGAGAATCGGAGCCTACCGGTGATGCCGGTTCGCAGGGAGGGGGAGCTTTTAGAAGCGCTCCCGGAGGAGATGCCCGAAGAGGGAGAGGCGTTGGAGAGGATCGAGGCGGACTTCCGCGATCTCGTCCTCCCCGGCGTCACCCACTGGAACCATCCCCGTTTCTTCGCCTATTTCGCGATCAGCGGGAGCGCGCCCGGCGTCCTCGGCGAGCTGTACGCGGCGGCGCTCAACACGAACGGGATGAAGTGGATCACCTGCCCCGCCTCGGCGGAGTTGGAGAAGGGGACCCTCCGTTGGCTGAGGAACGGGATCGGTCTTCCGGGCGAATTCGAGGGGATCCTCGCGGACGCCGCCTCCACCTCCACGTTGCTGGCGCTCACGGCGGCGCGCGAGAGGGCGACCGGTTTTCGCTCCCGGAGCGATGGGATCGGTCCCGAGGCGGGCCGCCTCCGTCTCTATGCGAGCGAGGAAGCGCACTCATCGGTGGAGAAGGCGGCGATTCTGATCGGCGTGGGGCTGCGCGGCGTGCGCCGGATCCCTTCGGATCAAAACTATCGTATGGACGTGGAAGCGCTCCGCGGGGCGATTCGGGAGGATCGGGAGTCGGGACGGATCCCCTTCGCGGTGGTCGCCACCGCCGGGACCACCGCGGTGAACGCGGTGGACCCTCTTCCGGAAATCGCCGACACGGCGCGCGAAGAAAAACTCTGGATGCACGTGGACGCGGCCTACGCCGGATCGGCGGCGTTCCTGCCGGAGAAGCGCGATCTCTTCCGCGGATGGGAGAGGGCGGACACGGTCGTGGTGAACCCCCACAAGTGGCTCTTCACGCCGATCGACGCGAGCGCCTTCTTCTTCCGAGACGCCGAGGCGCTCCGCCACACGTTCTCCCTCGTGCCGGAGTACCTGCGGACGCCGGGCGAGGCGGACGAGCCGATGGACTACGGGTTCCAGCTCGGCCGTCGCTTCCGGTCGCTCAAGCTCTGGTTCGTGCTGCGGGCTTTCGGAAGGCGGGGGATCGAGGACCGTCTCCGCCGCCACATCGAACTGGCGCGCGCTTTCGCCGATCGAATCGACGCGGACCCGGAGTGGGAGCGCCTGGCGCCCGCGCCTTTCTCGACGGTCTGTTTCCGGCACCGGCCCTCCGGCGGGGAGGACGAGGCGCGTCTCGCGGAGAGGAACGCGGCGATTCTCGACCGGGTGAACCGGAGCGGCGAAGCGTACATCTCCCACGCCGTCCTCAAGGGGCGTTACGCCCTTCGCATGGCGATCGGCCACATCCGGACGACCGGCGGGGACGTGGACGCGGCGTGGAATCGTCTGCGGAAAGAGGCGGCGCGGGTCTGA
- a CDS encoding VanZ family protein gives MNIGRGRGARLVAALVWTGVMIAASSIRRLPHEAVPLLHYDKILHVVEYGVFAWLWGKAMIAVWPRVPRRRLWIALLLVGAAWGAFDEWYQGFFGRSQDVNDWLADGVGAAVGAAIALARRRGKGAA, from the coding sequence ATGAACATAGGCCGCGGCCGGGGGGCGCGGCTCGTGGCTGCTCTGGTCTGGACGGGGGTGATGATCGCCGCTTCGTCCATCCGGAGGCTCCCCCACGAGGCGGTCCCTCTGCTACACTACGACAAGATCCTCCACGTCGTGGAGTACGGCGTCTTCGCCTGGCTATGGGGGAAGGCGATGATCGCCGTGTGGCCCCGCGTCCCGCGGCGGCGCCTCTGGATCGCCCTTCTCCTGGTCGGCGCGGCTTGGGGCGCTTTCGACGAGTGGTATCAGGGCTTCTTCGGCAGAAGCCAGGACGTGAACGATTGGCTCGCCGACGGCGTGGGCGCCGCCGTCGGCGCGGCGATCGCCCTTGCGCGGAGGCGCGGAAAGGGGGCGGCGTAG
- a CDS encoding membrane dipeptidase gives MNETRGPVPVIDLHCDLLDYLEAIEGASPDDASEIGCALPRLAEGGVNLQVLAIFSHTGPGSVDFAEGELRRYRRILRERADSVESPEDAAAVEALLGSKKTGLTASIENASSLCGEEEPLEEAFRRFKRFRAEAGRILYISLTHHLENRFGGGNTSEAGLKGDGEVFLDYLSGKGVAVDFSHTSDALARDILDRIDSKGLAIPVLASHSNFRAVQDHPRNLPDDSAREIIRRGGVIGINLLRYFLGPDDPKALLRHVEHGLSLGAENALAFGADYYYTKNHPDRSRIPFYHPGQEHAGRYPEILRSLEGILGDGGTRALAHQNALDFLRRMEESGPAA, from the coding sequence ATGAACGAAACACGCGGGCCTGTTCCCGTCATCGATCTGCACTGCGATCTGCTCGACTACCTGGAGGCGATCGAAGGGGCTTCGCCGGACGACGCCTCGGAGATCGGCTGTGCCCTTCCCCGGTTGGCCGAGGGGGGCGTGAATCTACAGGTGTTGGCGATCTTCTCCCACACGGGGCCGGGGAGCGTCGACTTCGCGGAAGGGGAGCTCCGCCGGTATCGCCGCATCCTGCGGGAGAGGGCGGATTCGGTCGAATCGCCGGAGGACGCCGCCGCCGTGGAGGCGCTTCTCGGCTCGAAGAAGACGGGGCTCACGGCGTCCATCGAGAACGCCTCCTCGCTCTGCGGCGAGGAGGAGCCCCTGGAGGAGGCATTCCGGCGTTTCAAGCGTTTCCGCGCCGAGGCGGGTCGCATCCTTTATATCTCACTCACCCATCACCTGGAGAACCGGTTCGGCGGCGGGAACACGTCGGAAGCGGGACTCAAGGGGGACGGCGAGGTCTTTCTTGACTACTTGAGCGGAAAGGGAGTCGCCGTCGATTTTTCCCACACGAGCGACGCCCTCGCCCGCGACATCCTGGATCGGATCGATTCGAAGGGACTGGCGATTCCGGTGCTGGCGAGCCATTCCAATTTCCGGGCGGTTCAGGACCATCCGAGGAATCTGCCGGACGATTCGGCGAGGGAGATCATCCGCCGCGGCGGCGTGATCGGGATCAACCTGCTCCGCTATTTTCTCGGACCCGACGATCCGAAGGCCCTTCTCCGCCACGTCGAGCACGGTCTCTCCCTCGGCGCGGAGAACGCCCTCGCTTTCGGCGCCGACTATTACTACACAAAGAACCATCCCGACAGGAGCCGCATCCCCTTCTATCATCCGGGGCAGGAACACGCGGGCCGTTATCCGGAGATCCTCCGCTCCCTGGAGGGGATTCTCGGCGATGGCGGGACCCGCGCCCTCGCCCATCAAAACGCGCTCGACTTCCTACGGCGGATGGAGGAGAGCGGCCCCGCGGCGTGA
- a CDS encoding FkbM family methyltransferase — protein MRPKQIALRLLPDAALWRIQGWRTARRLRREGIAEEPEFGPIPALLRSGDGAVDAGANFGVYTVFLSRLVGDTGVVFSFEPVSVTFRALRSVTRRLRLPNVRLFPCGLSDRPGPAEMKSPLYAKGGVNLYKTFVAAGEKKDRPGRPFRVSLETLDGALPEGAPPIRFIKIDVEGHELALLRGARRTLERFRPALLVEISRNPDEPGSTGHEVFRLLGEMGYVSYLLSDGALRPRRAGDRSVNYFFLTGDHLAALREALFPMNP, from the coding sequence TTGCGACCGAAGCAGATCGCTCTCCGCCTCCTCCCGGACGCCGCCCTCTGGCGGATCCAAGGGTGGAGAACCGCGCGAAGGCTCCGGCGGGAGGGGATCGCGGAAGAGCCGGAGTTCGGGCCGATCCCGGCGCTCCTCCGTTCGGGAGACGGCGCGGTCGACGCCGGCGCCAACTTCGGCGTCTACACCGTCTTCCTCTCCCGCCTCGTCGGGGATACCGGCGTGGTCTTCTCCTTTGAGCCGGTGTCGGTCACCTTCCGGGCGCTCCGCTCGGTGACCCGCCGCCTCCGCCTTCCGAACGTCCGCCTCTTCCCCTGCGGCCTCTCCGACCGTCCCGGTCCGGCCGAGATGAAATCCCCTCTCTACGCGAAGGGGGGCGTGAATCTCTACAAGACCTTCGTCGCCGCGGGCGAGAAGAAAGACCGGCCGGGACGACCCTTCCGAGTGAGCCTCGAGACGCTGGACGGCGCGCTCCCCGAGGGGGCGCCGCCGATCCGCTTCATCAAGATCGATGTGGAGGGACACGAACTCGCCCTCCTCCGAGGCGCCCGCCGCACCCTGGAGCGATTCCGCCCCGCGCTTCTCGTCGAAATCTCCCGAAACCCGGACGAACCCGGATCGACCGGACACGAGGTCTTCCGCCTGCTGGGCGAGATGGGGTACGTCTCCTACCTTCTCAGCGATGGGGCCCTCCGCCCTCGCCGAGCCGGCGACCGGAGCGTGAATTATTTCTTTCTCACCGGAGACCACCTGGCCGCCCTCCGGGAAGCCCTCTTTCCGATGAACCCCTGA
- a CDS encoding PhoH family protein, translated as MVEVDPLHLFGQNDRNLRLIQDSFPQVRLVARGGDVYIEGDGEEVARIETLLLELLSLVKQGKVLQEGDVRYAVQLAREDRENGVARIYEPHKQYFKLKRSVRPKTLGQEEYVEALARFDIVFAVGPAGTGKTYLAVAAAVSAIRSRQKNRIVLVRPAVEAGESLGFLPGDFQEKVDPYLRPLYDALHDLMGADRIQRSLDMGILEVAPLAYMRGRTLNDAFVILDEAQNTTIGQMKMFLTRLGNNSRAVITGDVTQVDLPDAADSGLIRIQPILRGIPEIQFCYLTDRDVVRHHLVQRIIRAFDNHDPAAPAGNEVSEERPERGE; from the coding sequence ATGGTCGAAGTGGATCCCCTCCACCTTTTCGGGCAGAACGACCGGAACCTCCGCCTCATTCAGGATAGCTTTCCCCAGGTGCGCCTGGTGGCGCGCGGCGGGGACGTCTACATCGAGGGGGATGGGGAGGAGGTCGCCCGGATCGAAACGCTGCTCTTGGAACTCCTCTCCCTGGTGAAACAGGGGAAGGTGCTCCAGGAGGGGGACGTGCGTTACGCGGTGCAGCTGGCCCGGGAGGACCGGGAAAACGGCGTGGCCCGCATTTACGAACCGCACAAACAGTATTTCAAGCTTAAAAGGTCGGTGAGGCCGAAGACACTCGGACAGGAGGAGTACGTCGAGGCGCTCGCCCGGTTCGATATCGTTTTCGCCGTCGGCCCCGCCGGGACCGGCAAGACCTATCTGGCCGTGGCGGCGGCGGTGTCGGCGATCCGGAGCCGCCAGAAGAACCGGATCGTTCTGGTCCGCCCCGCCGTTGAGGCGGGCGAGAGCCTCGGTTTCCTCCCCGGGGATTTCCAGGAAAAAGTTGATCCATACCTGCGGCCGCTGTATGATGCGCTGCACGATCTGATGGGTGCGGATAGGATCCAGCGTTCACTCGATATGGGGATCCTGGAGGTCGCCCCGCTCGCCTACATGCGGGGGCGCACCCTGAACGATGCCTTCGTGATCCTCGATGAGGCGCAGAACACCACGATCGGGCAGATGAAGATGTTTCTGACCCGTCTGGGGAACAACTCTCGGGCGGTGATCACCGGCGACGTGACCCAGGTGGACCTGCCCGATGCCGCGGATTCCGGGTTGATCCGGATCCAACCGATCCTGAGGGGCATCCCGGAGATTCAGTTCTGCTATCTCACCGACAGGGACGTGGTCCGTCACCATTTGGTGCAGAGGATCATCAGGGCCTTCGACAACCACGATCCCGCCGCTCCGGCGGGAAACGAAGTGTCGGAGGAGCGTCCGGAGCGAGGGGAGTAA
- a CDS encoding thioredoxin domain-containing protein produces MSRRENTLPNRLARESSPYLQQHAGNPVDWWPWCEEAFERARREDRPVFLSIGYSACHWCHVMERESFADPETASALAGGFISVKVDREERPDLDGIYMEAVQAMTGSGGWPLSVFLTPEGKPFYGGTYFPPEERRGLPSFRAVLREVTRVWAERREDLEERASLLAEKLGRAPSLRIGGEPDLSIPDRAVRVLARSFDDRGGGFGGAPKFPQPATVDFLLRAYRRTEEPETLHMAERTLEAMALGGIRDHLGGGFHRYTVDADWRIPHFEKMLVDNALLARLYIDAHGLTGNPLYRRVAEETLDFLLREMSHPAGGFFSSLDADSGGEEGRFYLWSAGEIDRLLGGDDGAFFRGAYGVGEGGDVEGRSVLAVPRFGEREKRDCTGCETDGDRERRLALCRARLFQEREGRERPGRDEKIVAGWNGLALAAFAEAARAFDRPSYRDAAIRNARFTRRFLATGGRLRRSWRDGRTGPPALLEDYAFHIEGLLALYETTFDPGWFFAARETAEGLLDLFADPEGGGFFDTPRDGERLIVRPKSVQDGAAPSPNGAAARALLRLAAYTGDDRYAAPARRSLASVGDLASSHPLSFAHWLGSFEFALAPPKEVAIVGEPAGEDTRALLAVARRGYRPNQVTALGLPCERDHCVPLLENRAPINGRAAAYVCHDFACQRPVTDPDDLARLL; encoded by the coding sequence ATTTCACGACGGGAGAACACCTTGCCGAACCGACTCGCCCGGGAATCGAGCCCCTATCTGCAGCAGCACGCCGGCAACCCGGTGGATTGGTGGCCCTGGTGCGAGGAGGCCTTCGAGAGGGCCCGCCGTGAGGATCGCCCGGTCTTCCTCAGCATAGGCTACAGCGCCTGCCACTGGTGTCACGTGATGGAGAGGGAGAGTTTCGCCGATCCCGAGACAGCTTCGGCGCTCGCCGGCGGTTTCATCAGCGTCAAGGTGGACCGGGAGGAGCGGCCGGACCTGGACGGTATATATATGGAAGCGGTCCAGGCGATGACCGGTTCCGGCGGCTGGCCCCTCTCCGTCTTCCTCACGCCGGAGGGGAAGCCTTTTTACGGCGGCACCTACTTCCCCCCCGAGGAGAGGCGCGGCCTCCCCTCCTTTCGAGCCGTCCTCCGGGAAGTAACGCGGGTCTGGGCGGAACGGCGGGAGGATCTGGAGGAGCGAGCATCGCTCCTGGCGGAAAAGCTGGGGAGGGCGCCTTCGCTCCGGATCGGCGGGGAACCGGACCTCTCCATTCCGGACCGCGCGGTGCGCGTCCTCGCCCGCTCCTTCGACGATCGCGGCGGCGGCTTCGGCGGCGCCCCCAAGTTTCCCCAGCCGGCGACGGTCGACTTCCTTCTCCGCGCCTACCGGCGTACCGAGGAGCCGGAAACGCTCCACATGGCGGAACGCACCTTGGAAGCGATGGCCCTCGGCGGTATTCGGGACCATCTGGGAGGCGGTTTCCACCGCTACACCGTCGACGCCGACTGGCGCATCCCCCACTTCGAGAAGATGCTCGTCGACAACGCCCTTCTCGCCCGCCTCTACATCGACGCCCACGGGCTGACGGGAAATCCCCTCTACCGGCGTGTCGCCGAGGAGACCCTCGATTTTCTCCTTCGCGAGATGAGCCATCCGGCGGGCGGGTTTTTCTCGTCGCTGGACGCGGACAGCGGGGGCGAGGAGGGACGCTTCTATCTGTGGAGCGCCGGCGAGATCGACCGTCTCCTCGGCGGCGACGACGGCGCCTTCTTCCGCGGCGCCTACGGCGTGGGCGAGGGGGGAGACGTGGAGGGCCGTAGCGTGCTCGCCGTCCCGCGATTCGGGGAAAGGGAGAAGCGCGATTGCACCGGGTGCGAAACCGACGGCGACCGGGAGAGGCGCCTCGCTCTCTGCCGCGCGCGTCTTTTCCAAGAGAGGGAAGGGCGAGAGCGGCCCGGACGGGACGAGAAGATCGTCGCCGGATGGAACGGCCTCGCCCTCGCCGCCTTCGCCGAGGCGGCCCGCGCCTTCGACCGCCCGAGCTACCGAGACGCGGCGATCCGAAACGCCCGCTTCACGCGACGTTTTCTGGCGACCGGCGGGCGACTGCGGCGGAGCTGGCGGGACGGGCGGACCGGCCCGCCCGCGTTGTTGGAGGATTACGCCTTCCACATCGAGGGGCTCCTGGCACTTTATGAGACGACATTCGATCCCGGGTGGTTTTTCGCCGCCCGAGAGACGGCGGAGGGATTGCTCGATCTCTTCGCGGACCCCGAGGGGGGCGGCTTCTTCGACACGCCCCGGGACGGGGAGCGTCTGATCGTCCGCCCCAAGAGCGTGCAGGACGGCGCCGCGCCTTCGCCGAACGGCGCGGCGGCTCGGGCGCTTCTCCGCCTCGCCGCCTACACCGGCGACGACCGTTACGCCGCGCCGGCGCGCCGCTCCCTCGCCTCCGTCGGCGATCTCGCTTCCTCCCACCCTCTCTCCTTCGCCCACTGGCTCGGCTCGTTCGAGTTCGCCCTCGCCCCGCCGAAGGAGGTGGCGATCGTCGGCGAGCCGGCGGGGGAGGACACGCGGGCGCTCCTCGCCGTCGCGCGACGTGGATACCGCCCGAACCAGGTGACGGCGCTCGGCCTCCCCTGCGAGAGAGACCATTGCGTCCCGCTGCTGGAAAACCGCGCGCCCATCAACGGCCGCGCGGCCGCGTATGTCTGCCACGATTTCGCCTGCCAACGCCCCGTCACCGATCCGGACGATCTGGCCCGTCTTCTGTAG
- the aspS gene encoding aspartate--tRNA ligase, translating to MERTRTHTCGELRAKHAGEPVTLMGWVHRMRDQGGIFFFDLRDRHGMTQATFEPDGPVLLERVRDLRREDVVAVRGVVRERPEGLRNDKLATGAVEVVAEELLVLNRAETPPFVIEDEVDATEEHRLQYRFLDLRRDCMQRRIVLRHEAAQAARRYLTGHGFLEIETPLLVRNSPEGARDFLVPSRLTKGRFYSLPQSPQIYKQILMVCGFDRYFQIVKCLRDEDLRADRQPEFTQIDAELSFTTEEEVFRIMEGLIVEVWKTIRGEALETPFPVMAYDEAMDRYGSDKPDVRFGLEIRDVSEAAGASDFRAFRGVLDEGGTVRAIAVPGGASLSRKRIDALEETAKKNGAAGLAWTKVKEGAFDGGVGRFFPFEALAAAAGAAEGDLIAMVAGPRKIALAALGAVRLRLGRELDLIDETRNTFLWVNRFPLFEYSDEEERWEPAHHMFTMPLPGDEEKLESDPAAVHGQLYDMVLNGVEIASGSIRVHDPELQRRIMAVVGIRGEEADRRFGFLLNALKYGAPPHGGIAFGWDRLVLLMTGGESIRDVIAFPKTTSGLSLMDGCPSEVDPELLKDLGLRLERAEE from the coding sequence ATGGAGAGGACCCGAACCCACACCTGCGGCGAACTGCGGGCGAAGCACGCCGGCGAACCGGTGACGCTGATGGGATGGGTCCACCGGATGCGGGACCAGGGAGGGATCTTCTTCTTCGACCTCCGGGATCGGCACGGGATGACCCAGGCCACTTTCGAGCCGGACGGGCCGGTCCTTCTCGAACGCGTCCGGGATCTCCGGCGGGAGGACGTGGTCGCCGTGCGCGGGGTGGTGCGGGAGCGCCCCGAAGGGCTGCGCAACGACAAGCTCGCCACCGGAGCCGTGGAGGTGGTGGCGGAGGAACTGCTCGTGCTGAACCGCGCCGAGACGCCCCCCTTCGTGATCGAGGACGAGGTGGACGCCACCGAGGAGCACCGCCTCCAGTACCGTTTCCTCGATCTCCGCCGCGACTGCATGCAGCGGCGGATCGTGCTCCGCCACGAGGCGGCGCAGGCGGCGCGGCGCTACCTCACCGGCCACGGTTTTCTCGAGATCGAGACTCCCCTTCTCGTGCGGAACTCGCCGGAGGGGGCGCGGGATTTTCTGGTGCCGAGCCGCCTCACGAAGGGGCGTTTCTACTCGCTCCCGCAGTCGCCCCAGATCTACAAGCAGATCCTGATGGTCTGCGGTTTCGATCGCTACTTCCAAATCGTCAAGTGTCTCCGCGACGAAGACCTGCGCGCCGACCGACAGCCCGAGTTCACCCAGATCGACGCGGAACTCTCCTTCACCACGGAGGAGGAGGTCTTCCGGATCATGGAGGGTTTGATCGTTGAGGTGTGGAAGACGATCCGCGGAGAGGCGTTGGAGACCCCCTTCCCGGTAATGGCCTACGACGAGGCGATGGACCGCTACGGCAGCGATAAGCCGGACGTCCGCTTCGGGCTCGAGATCCGGGACGTGTCGGAGGCGGCGGGCGCGTCGGATTTCCGCGCCTTCCGTGGCGTTCTCGACGAGGGGGGCACGGTGCGGGCGATCGCCGTTCCCGGCGGGGCGTCGCTCTCGCGGAAGAGGATCGACGCGCTCGAGGAGACGGCGAAGAAGAACGGCGCCGCCGGGCTCGCCTGGACCAAGGTGAAAGAGGGGGCCTTCGACGGAGGCGTGGGGCGCTTCTTCCCCTTCGAGGCGCTCGCCGCGGCGGCCGGCGCCGCCGAGGGAGACCTGATCGCGATGGTCGCCGGCCCGCGCAAGATCGCTCTCGCCGCGCTCGGCGCGGTTCGCCTGCGGCTCGGGCGCGAGCTGGATCTGATCGACGAAACGCGAAACACCTTTTTATGGGTCAACCGTTTTCCGCTTTTCGAATACAGCGACGAGGAAGAGCGCTGGGAACCGGCGCATCACATGTTTACCATGCCCCTTCCCGGGGATGAGGAGAAGCTGGAGAGCGACCCGGCGGCGGTGCACGGCCAGCTCTACGACATGGTGCTGAACGGCGTGGAGATCGCCTCCGGATCGATCCGAGTCCACGACCCGGAGTTACAGCGGCGGATCATGGCGGTGGTGGGCATCCGCGGCGAGGAGGCGGACCGGCGTTTCGGATTCCTGCTCAACGCACTGAAATACGGCGCGCCCCCCCACGGCGGGATCGCTTTCGGTTGGGACCGGCTGGTGCTCCTCATGACCGGCGGCGAATCGATTCGCGACGTGATCGCCTTTCCGAAGACCACGAGCGGCCTCTCGTTGATGGATGGCTGCCCGTCGGAAGTGGATCCCGAGCTTCTGAAGGATCTGGGGCTTCGGCTGGAACGCGCCGAGGAGTAG